A genome region from Camelina sativa cultivar DH55 chromosome 10, Cs, whole genome shotgun sequence includes the following:
- the LOC104718003 gene encoding uncharacterized protein LOC104718003 isoform X1, translated as MGSDKHSARFLHNLKMERVRTILTHTYPYPHEHSRHAMIAVILGCLFFISSENMHSLVEKLDNNFKWWSMYACLLGFFYFFSSPFIKKTIRPSYSTFSRWYIAWILVAALYHLPSFQSMGLDLRMNLSLFLTIYISSIVFLLVFHIIFLGLWYIGLVSRVAGRRPEILTILQSCAVLSIACCIFYSHCGNRAFLRQTPLERKHSSRFSLWKGEEDGNSTWLAKFTHIDELRDQVCSSWFAPVGSARDYPLLSKWVIYGELACNGSCPDSSDEISPIYSLWATFIGLYIANYVVERSTGWALAHPLSVENYEKLKRQQMKPNFLDMVPWYSGTSADLFKTVFDLLVSVTVFLGRFDMRMMQAAMTNDCDGNKSKELLYDHLSDKDDFWFDFMADTGDGGNSSYSVAKLLAQPYIKVPLDNDLISLQRGNVLLIGGDLAYPNPSAFTYEKRLFCPFEYALQPPHWYKADSISVDKPELPDGVSDLKHYDGPQCFLIPGNHDWFDGLNTFMRYVCHKSWLGGWFMPQKKSYFALQLPKGWWVFGLDLALHGDIDVYQFNFFSELVKEKVGENDAVIIITHEPNWLLDWYWNDDTGKNMRHLICDFLKGRCKLRMAGDLHHYMRHSCTQSDASAHVQHLLVNGCGGAFLHPTHVFSNFSKFYGASYESKSAYPSFHDSSRIALGNILKFRKKNWQFDFIGGIIYFLLVFSLFPQCKLGHILRGDSFSGHLESFFGTVWSSFVYVAEQSYVSFTGVLMLLVTAIMFVPSKISRRRRLVIGILHVAAHLTAALILMLLLELGIEICIQHKLLATSGYHTLYQWYKSVENEHFPDPTGLRDRIEQWTFGFYPACIKYLMSAFDIPEVMAVTRTNICREGMESLSRSGAAIYYASVFLYFWVFSTPVVSLVFGSYLYISINWLHIHFDEAFSSLRIANYKSFTRLHIKPDGDLEVFTLGVDKVPKEWKLDKDWDAEPRPTVNMSHHRRFPSKWCATTLQQDPVNTVKIVDHFVISRSEKKK; from the exons ATGGGATCTGATAAGCATTCTGCTCGTTTTCTACATAACCTCAAGATGGAGAGGGTCAGAACGATCCTTACCCATACTTACCCTTATCCTCATGAGCATTCACGTCATGCTATGATTGCTGTGATTTTGGGTTGCCTATTCTTTATTTCGTCCGAGAACATGCACAGCCTCGTAGAAAAGTTAGACAATAATTTCAAGTGGTGGTCCATGTATGCCTGCTTGCTTggatttttctatttcttttcatCTCCATTCATCAAAAAGACTATTCGACCAAGCTACTCAACCTTCAGTCGGTG GTACATTGCGTGGATTTTAGTTGCAGCTTTGTACCATCTCCCAAGTTTTCAGTCAATGGGTCTGGATTTGAGGATGAATCTGTCCTTGTTTCTAACAATTTATATATCATCCATAGTCTTCCTTCTTGTCTTCCACATTATTTTTCTTGGGCTTTGGTATATTGGTCTTGTTTCTCGTGTGGCTGGAAGGCGCCCAGAGATCTTAACCATTCTTCAAAGTTGTGCT GTTCTTAGCATAGCGTGCTGTATTTTCTACAGCCATTGTGGCAATCGTGCTTTTCTGAGGCAAACACCCCTTGAAAGAAAGCATTCTAGCCGTTTTTCATTAtggaaaggagaagaagatggcaACAGTACTTGGCTTGCGAAATTCACTCACATTGATGAGCTGAGAGACCAAGTCTGCTCATCATGGTTTGCTCCTGTTGGATCTGCACGTGACTATCCACTATTGTCCAAATGGGTCATTTATGGGGAG TTGGCATGCAATGGGTCTTGTCCTGATTCATCTGATGAAATTTCTCCTATATACTCACTGTGGGCAACGTTTATTGGCCTTTACATTGCTAATTATGTAGTGGAGAGATCAACAGG GTGGGCTCTGGCACATCCTCTGTCAGTGGAAAATTATGAGAAGTTGAAGAGGCAACAGATGAAACCTAATTTCTTAGATATGGTTCCTTGGTATTCAGG AACATCAGCTGATTTGTTTAAAACTGTGTTTGACCTCCTCGTATCAGTGACTGTCTTTCTTGGCCGCTTTGACATGCGAATGATGCAG gCTGCAATGACCAATGATTGTGATGGAAACAAGAGCAAGGAACTTTTATATGACCATTTATCTGATAAGGATGACTTCTGGTTTGACTTCATGGCTGATACTGGTGATGGTGGAAATTCATCATATTCTGTTGCGAAACTCCTAGCTCAGCCTTATATCAAAGTCCCGCTAGACAATGATTTGATATCTCTGCAAAGGGGTAACGTACTGCTTATTGGGGGAGATCTTGC ATACCCTAATCCATCAGCGTTTACATATGAAAAACGTCTATTTTGTCCTTTTGAGTATGCGCTCCAACCTCCCCATTGGTATAAAGCGGACTCAATTTCTGTTGACAAGCCTGAATTACCTGATGGGGTGTCTGATCTGAAGCATTATGATGGTCCCCAATGTTTTCTTATCCCTGGAAACCATG actGGTTCGATGGACTTAATACTTTCATGAGGTATGTATGCCATAAAAGTTGGTTGGGTGGCTGGTTTATGCCTCAAAAGAAAAGCTATTTTGCCCTGCAACTACCTAAAGGATGGTGGGTGTTTGGTTTGGATCTGGCGCTTCATGGTGATATTGACGTGTACCAGTTCAATTTCTTCTCTGAATTGGTGAAGGAGAAG GTTGGGGAGAATGATGCAGTGATCATTATCACACATGAGCCGAATTGGCTTCTTGATTGGTATTGGAACGATGATACTGGAAAGAACATGAGACACCTGATATGTGACTTTTTGAAAGGCAGATGTAAACTTAGAATGGCAGGAGATTTGCATCATTATATGCGTCATTCATGTACTCAATCAGATGCTTCTGCTCATGTTCAACATCTCCTCGTTAATGGTTGTGGAGGGGCTTTTTTGCATCCCACCCATGTGTTTAGCaacttttcaaagttttatggTGCTTCTTATGAAAGTAAATCTGCTTATCCTTCGTTTCATGATTCAAGCAGG ATTGCtttaggaaatattttaaagttcaGGAAAAAGAACTGGCAATTTGATTTCATTGGTGGCATCATATACTTTCTCTTGGTCTTTTCCTTGTTCCCTCAG TGTAAGCTAGGCCATATCTTACGAGGTGATTCATTTTCTGGCCACCTGGAGAGTTTCTTTGGCACAGTTTGGAGCTCCTTTGTGTACGTAGCAGAGCAGTCATATGTGTCTTTCACCGGTGTTCTTATGTTGCTAGTAACTGCAATAATGTTTGTTCCGTCAAAAATATCTCGGAGGAGACGACTGGTAATTGGAATCCTCCATGTTGCTGCACACCTGACAGCTGCTTTGATTCTAATGTTGCTATTGGAACTTGGCATAGAAATCTGTATTCAGCATAAGCTCCTTGCGACCTCTG GGTATCATACATTGTATCAGTGGTACAAATCAGTAGAAAACGAACACTTTCCAGACCCAACTGGCCTTCGAGACCGTATTGAACAGTGGACGTTCGGATTTTATCCCGCCTGCATCAAGTATCTTATGTCGGCATTTGATATTCCTGAG GTAATGGCGGTTACACGGACTAACATATGTCGAGAAGGAATGGAGTCGCTTTCTCGAAGCGGAGCAGCAATCTACTATGCGTCTGTCTTCCTCTACTTTTGGGTCTTCTCAACTCCTGTTGTATCTTTGGTTTTTGGAAGTTACTTATATATATCCATCAACTGGCTTCACATACACTTTGATGAAGCATT